A stretch of the Dioscorea cayenensis subsp. rotundata cultivar TDr96_F1 chromosome 4, TDr96_F1_v2_PseudoChromosome.rev07_lg8_w22 25.fasta, whole genome shotgun sequence genome encodes the following:
- the LOC120258993 gene encoding LOW QUALITY PROTEIN: inactive TPR repeat-containing thioredoxin TTL3-like (The sequence of the model RefSeq protein was modified relative to this genomic sequence to represent the inferred CDS: deleted 1 base in 1 codon), whose amino-acid sequence MSHSLSNRFHSDLCIDGTNDKPDSKDFADLGSPVSPLRNLRAAPAATQTSSSSSSSGSVSGKPPPNVAARRSDCVIPGRLSHSGELSASSECCPTGPNSRPGHRRSGSGQLFYSSAAMGSSTASSPVSNVLPAGNICPSGRIGKSGMMSRSSTRSDVLGSGTGNYGHGSIIRGGSSPAKASMDAEELTKAGNEHYKRGQFSEALKLYDRAVAMCSDNASCRSNRAAALAALGRLCEAVKECEDAVRLDQGNAKAHQRLASLHLRLGQVENAKKHLFLSSRQPDPVEVHKMEQVERYLERCAESRKIGDWKSALRESDAAIAAGADSSPLINTSRAEALLRLHRLEEADLAISSASKLANSSPSSSANKFFGMILDSYIYIVQAQVEMALGRFETAVKMAEKSKQVDPRNVEVTVMLNNVKSVARARTQGNEFFNSGKFAEACIAYGEGLRCDPSNPVLYCNRAACRSKLGQWEKSIEDCNEALKIQANYTKALLRRAASYGKLERWADSVRDYEVLSKELPGDKEVAEALFHARISLKASRGEEISNLKFGGEVEEITSVEQFQAAISLPGVSVVHFVTTSNLQCNKITPFVDDLCTRYPSVNFLKVDINESVAVAKAENVRIVPTVKIYKNRVRVKEMICPSHQVLECSVRHYVL is encoded by the exons ATGTCGCACTCCCTCTCCAATCGCTTCCACTCCGATCTCTGCATCGATGGCACCAACGACAAGCCCGACTCCAAGGATTTCGCCGATCTCGGTTCGCCTGTCTCCCCGCTACGCAATCTACGGGCGGCGCCGGCCGCCACGCAGACGAGCAGCAGCTCCAGCTCTTCTGGCTCTGTCTCCGGCAAGCCTCCACCCAATGTCGCCGCCCGGCGCTCCGACTGTGTCATCCCTGGTCGTCTCAGCCATTCTGGTGAGCTCTCCGCGTCCAGCGAGTGCTGCCCCACTGGGCCT AATTCCCGCCCTGGCCACCGCCGATCGGGCTCCGGCCAGTTGTTTTACTCTAGTGCTGCTATGGGAAGCAGCACTGCGAGCTCACCGGTGTCTAACGTGCTCCCCGCTGGCAACATTTGCCCTTCGGGAAGGATCGGCAAGTCAGGTATGATGAGCCGGAGCTCCACGAGGAGCGACGTGCTTGGCTCGGGGACTGGGAACTACGGCCATGGGAGCATAATTCGTGGCGGGTCCTCCCCGGCCAAGGCCAGCATGGACGCCGAGGAGCTGACCAAGGCCGGGAACGAGCATTACAAAAGGGGTCAGTTTTCAGAAGCTCTGAAGCTCTACGACCGCGCGGTCGCCATGTGCTCGGACAATGCTTCGTGCCGGAGCAACCGTGCGGCGGCTCTGGCAGCGCTCGGCCGGCTTTGTGAGGCAGTAAAGGAGTGCGAGGATGCTGTGAGGCTTGATCAAGGGAATGCCAAGGCTCATCAGCGCTTGGCTTCTCTTCATTTGAG ATTAGGACAGGTTGAAAATGCCAAGAAGCACCTCTTCTTGTCGTCACGGCAGCCGGATCCTGTTGAAGTACACAAGATGGAGCAAGTTGAGAGGTATTTGGAGAGATGTGCAGAATCAAGGAAAATCGGTGATTGGAAGAGTGCCTTGAGGGAAAGTGATGCTGCCATTGCTGCCGGAGCTGATTCTTCGCCTTTG ATCAACACGTCGAGAGCTGAAGCTCTTCTCCGGCTCCATCGCCTAGAAGAAGCGGATTTGGCTATTTCTAGTGCATCTAAACTTGCTAACTCTTCTCCATCCAGCTCGGCGAACAAGTTCTTTGGCATGATATTGGATTCCTACATCTACATTGTTCAGGCTCAAGTTGAAATGGCATTGGGAAG GTTTGAGACTGCAGTTAAAATGGCGGAGAAATCCAAGCAGGTTGATCCGCGAAATGTTGAGGTGACGGTGATGCTTAACAATGTTAAATCAGTAGCTAGAGCTCGAACACAAGGGAATGAGTTCTTCAATTCGGGGAAATTTGCAGAAGCCTGTATAGCTTATGGGGAAGGACTTCGGTGTGATCCATCAAACCCGGTTCTGTACTGTAATAGAGCGGCTTGTAGGTCGAAACTCGGGCAGTGGGAAAAATCCATTGAGGACTGTAATGAAGCGCTCAAAATCCAAGCGAATTACACAAAGGCCTTGCTTAGACGTGCTGCTTCATACGGCAAG CTTGAGCGATGGGCTGATTCCGTGCGAGATTATGAGGTGTTGAGCAAGGAACTGCCTGGTGACAAGGAGGTGGCTGAAGCATTGTTCCATGCTCGCATCTCACTAAAAGCATCTCGTGGTGAGGAAATATCTAACTTGAAGTTTGGCGGTGAAGTTGAGGAAATCACCAGTGTGGAGCAATTTCAAGCAGCTATATCTTTACCTG GTGTTTCGGTGGTTCACTTTGTGACAACATCAAACCTGCAATGCAATAAGATCACACCATTTGTAGATGATCTTTGCACCAGATATCCATCAGTGAACTTTCTCAAG GTGGATATCAATGAAAGCGTGGCTGTGGCTAAAGCGGAGAACGTGAGGATAGTCCCGACGGTCAAAATCTATAAGAACAGAGTACGGGTGAAGGAGATGATCTGCCCGAGCCATCAAGTGTTAGAATGCTCGGTGAGACACTATGTTCTTTAG
- the LOC120259215 gene encoding alpha-maltose-1-phosphate synthase: MAINSSSYTKIRKPNNNNSSMPTLTHLLYLLFISFLLFILLLHFPPSSSYTSSPTSSIIKHFSGDLRNITFSWNSLKLTGDKPPPTQLKIAVFSRKWPVVTAPGGMERHAMTLHYALARRNHDVHVFTSAPSPGDLPADGQTKPASLHVHHIHALPGQWKSDLAWELFDTENARGVFDVVHSESVALFHRQARHVPNLAVSWHGISLEALHSGIYQDLTRSPDEPISPAFNQSLAHSIYKVLDEIRFFHSYKHHVAISDSSGEILRDVYQIPPDRVHVILNGVDEENFEPDKALGKSFREEIAIPSKALVVFGVAGRLVKDKGYPLLYEAFSKFMSWHPDVYLVVAGSGPWAKRFEDLGSNVKVLGALPPAKLKAFYNSLDLFVNPTLRPQGLDLTLMEAMECGTAVAATRFPSIKGSIVVDDEFGYMFSPNVDSLRGVLDTAVAEGAGRLAERGRACRSYAKGMFGARKMALAYERLFLCIKDDMYCKYPIIDFDM, translated from the coding sequence ATGGCCATAAACTCTTCTTCTTACACGAAAATAAGAAAACCTAATAACAACAACTCCTCCATGCCAACCCTAACTCATCTTCTCTAccttctcttcatctctttcctcttgttcatcctcctcctccacttccctccatcttcttcttatACTAGTTCGCCAACCTCCTCCATTATCAAACACTTTTCCGGTGATCTACGTAACATCACCTTCTCATGGAACAGTCTAAAGCTCACCGGCGACAAACCTCCACCAACTCAACTAAAGATCGCCGTCTTCTCAAGAAAATGGCCGGTAGTCACTGCCCCAGGTGGCATGGAACGCCACGCCATGACACTCCACTACGCTCTCGCAAGACGCAACCACGACGTCCATGTCTTCACTTCCGCACCATCTCCCGGAGACCTCCCCGCAGACGGCCAAACCAAACCAGCATCCCTGCACGTCCATCACATCCACGCTCTTCCTGGCCAATGGAAGAGTGATCTTGCCTGGGAGCTCTTCGACACCGAGAACGCTCGCGGAGTGTTCGACGTGGTGCACAGTGAGAGCGTCGCTTTGTTCCATCGCCAAGCAAGGCACGTCCCCAACCTCGCCGTGTCCTGGCACGGCATTTCGCTTGAAGCTCTCCACTCCGGCATCTATCAAGACTTAACCCGCTCGCCGGACGAGCCCATCTCTCCAGCGTTCAACCAAAGCCTCGCACACTCTATCTACAAAGTACTAGATGAAATCCGCTTCTTTCATAGCTACAAACATCACGTCGCCATTAGTGATAGTAGTGGGGAAATCCTAAGAGACGTATACCAAATCCCTCCTGACAGAGTCCACGTCATACTCAACGGTGTTGATGAGGAAAACTTTGAGCCAGATAAAGCTTTAGGTAAATCTTTCCGGGAAGAAATAGCGATACCAAGTAAGGCACTTGTGGTGTTTGGAGTTGCCGGGAGGCTTGTCAAAGATAAAGGGTACCCTTTGTTGTATGAAGCTTTCTCTAAGTTCATGTCTTGGCATCCGGACGTCTACTTAGTGGTGGCCGGAAGTGGACCATGGGCGAAGAGATTTGAAGATCTTGGATCAAATGTGAAGGTTCTTGGTGCATTGCCGCCAGCCAAATTGAAAGCATTCTATAACTCTTTAGATTTGTTTGTGAATCCAACCTTGAGGCCTCAAGGTTTGGACTTGACGTTGATGGAAGCAATGGAATGTGGGACGGCCGTGGCGGCGACGAGGTTTCCCAGCATTAAAGGGAGTATTGTTGTGGATGATGAGTTTGGGTATATGTTTTCGCCGAATGTCGATTCTTTAAGGGGAGTTTTGGATACGGCGGTGGCCGAGGGTGCAGGAAGGTTGGCTGAGCGTGGTAGAGCTTGCCGGAGTTATGCGAAGGGGATGTTTGGTGCAAGGAAGATGGCATTGGCATATGAGAGGTTGTTCTTGTGCATTAAGGATGATATGTATTGTAAGTACCCTATCATAGACTTTGATATGTGA